A window from Hymenobacter volaticus encodes these proteins:
- a CDS encoding TetR/AcrR family transcriptional regulator: MSNQPEVLTPDTRTRILNLAQQLLLERGFNAFSYQHIAKELGVKSAAIHYHYPTKEDLGTAIIQRQRKRLNKWRGLPRLTELQPQQQLEALFEVYLEHLRSEQRVCLFGSLAAEFRTLPEAMQQELRLLTRELTEFLAGVLEAGRAAGTLAFKGQPTAKAAQVLTTLAGALQMARVHDERQFYLIFEQLRLELLPE, from the coding sequence ATGTCGAATCAGCCGGAAGTACTTACACCCGATACCCGCACCCGCATCCTCAATCTGGCTCAGCAGCTGTTGCTTGAGCGCGGATTCAATGCGTTTAGCTATCAGCATATTGCCAAAGAGCTAGGCGTAAAATCCGCCGCTATTCACTATCACTACCCAACCAAAGAAGATTTAGGGACGGCCATCATCCAGCGGCAGCGCAAGCGGCTGAATAAGTGGCGTGGCTTACCCCGATTAACGGAATTGCAGCCTCAGCAGCAGCTGGAGGCCCTTTTTGAAGTATATCTCGAGCATTTGCGCAGCGAGCAACGGGTGTGTTTGTTTGGCTCGTTGGCTGCCGAGTTCCGGACCCTTCCCGAGGCTATGCAGCAGGAGCTACGCCTCCTAACCCGGGAGCTAACCGAATTTCTGGCGGGTGTGCTGGAAGCAGGCCGCGCGGCTGGCACCTTAGCATTCAAAGGTCAACCAACGGCCAAAGCCGCGCAGGTACTGACCACGTTGGCGGGTGCGCTCCAAATGGCCCGCGTCCACGATGAGCGCCAGTTTTACTTGATTTTCGAGCAGTTGCGCTTGGAACTGCTACCAGAGTAA